A portion of the Coleofasciculus sp. FACHB-T130 genome contains these proteins:
- a CDS encoding SDR family oxidoreductase gives MNRIALVTGTSSGVGLSTAVLLAQSGFTVVATMRNLEKRNPLETRAKTENVTLEVCRLDVQDAASIDECVNSVVRDYGRIDVLVNNAGAGYLGTLEQTSIDDLNQTMDVNFFGVWRVTQAVLPLMRSAGSGRIITVTSVGGLIGHPFNDAYCAAKFAVEGFMESLAPVVKRLGISVSLIEPGAINTEFVASVLETRANLQQPVPEAYSKMLDAYLAATEQVFATIGQTGDDIAKVIAEAATADVPHFRYQTSDLIRGLVSSKYVDPTGDSVVEFSGDRLP, from the coding sequence ATGAATCGAATCGCACTCGTCACAGGCACATCATCGGGCGTCGGATTGAGTACGGCGGTGTTACTAGCGCAGTCAGGCTTCACCGTCGTTGCGACCATGCGTAACCTAGAAAAGCGTAATCCTCTTGAAACGCGAGCAAAGACGGAAAATGTTACGCTCGAAGTGTGTAGACTAGATGTTCAGGACGCAGCCTCCATTGACGAGTGCGTAAACTCTGTTGTCCGCGATTACGGTCGGATCGATGTGCTTGTCAATAACGCGGGCGCTGGCTACCTGGGAACCCTTGAGCAAACATCGATTGACGATCTAAATCAAACAATGGATGTCAATTTTTTCGGCGTCTGGCGTGTCACCCAAGCTGTCCTACCGCTGATGCGCTCTGCCGGTTCGGGGCGAATCATTACAGTTACCAGCGTCGGCGGTCTCATTGGGCACCCATTCAACGATGCGTATTGCGCCGCTAAATTTGCGGTCGAGGGTTTTATGGAGAGTCTTGCTCCCGTTGTTAAACGCCTCGGTATCTCTGTGTCGCTGATCGAACCGGGCGCGATTAACACGGAGTTCGTCGCATCCGTCCTAGAGACTAGGGCAAATTTGCAGCAACCCGTTCCCGAAGCATATAGTAAGATGCTCGATGCATACCTCGCGGCAACGGAGCAAGTCTTTGCCACAATAGGGCAGACAGGTGACGATATCGCAAAAGTCATTGCCGAAGCTGCCACCGCCGATGTGCCACATTTCAGATACCAGACGTCCGACCTCATCCGTGGTCTTGTCTCAAGCAAATATGTCGATCCCACGGGCGATTCGGTGGTCGAGTTTTCAGGCGATCGCCTGCCTTGA
- a CDS encoding lipoxygenase family protein encodes MTSLSTLNSTDDLEFGKHVSRTNVQKIPISVNQFWSGFDDYLSLQKVLGAHENTELETGDGKPENGVGAIIRFEFGGGITRERLVVKDDQTHVWKIDIPEPNVLFTFYEATARVYDTETGPEVSLTMEVVMRSENREDRAKALKIMENFLPTRIPEVTNFILRRDGIKCSFEFDVHCPVDKLWAVVGNWQDVSWVQYATGVKIEPDNKRQILFPNGGVVEESLVSCSNEERTLAYEMTKSASMPINLYRATVKLSEVNAEVTKVNYENIFIPEEGQDAQQLKANIEKMFNQRFEWVKSQFDTRKDTQKKTSRANVTGIVRAPIDEVWAVFRPFGQEIMKWWPIYEWVKLDAPGKDEVGAIRSFKSLSGREYKERLEMRDDQKHILKYSFVEVKPSLPITSALTTIEMTAKSRTETAIHWFSESEISPVFAGQITSGQEKTYAEAIKSLDKHFNPSIGKLEVEVISGKDLLKTGLFNPDPFVVIDLDEAKPQESKACLQTCNPLWNEKFTFELVSIEGKLRFSVWDANLGKDEFMGTAEVDLHELKSGQLTRKTLPLQRTERGEIVVSLRLLLDSGEKLPDTKQMQQQHAIAFLTGILDEVKQQVLQIVQQYAGGEDQKYEYQKYPRRKDAPDVAMEDLPRMVKGLPPGEVLPPQKLGLISQRASEYLYSQVGFLERLEKIQKEGGDPWTAFFSGWIDQPYYLPKIWKDDVEFCRQLIQGVNPMCITLCTDESVIPKDMAHLTAQGKTIPELIAQKRLFLLDYGYLEDIPQLGGKVFYPAFVLVYRELLEDGKSQLNILGIQLTRHKDRKNEVYTPNSPYPNKYLLAKIHAVCADNQYHQFIYHLGFTHLVIEPFAISHHNAFPKDHPIGQLLKPHFEDTIGINYFARQTLVSYIAPFTNQTFATGTAGAMQLLLKALKKWDFSGMSFPQELLSRGFDEKGSDGVEDYYFRDDGFKIWNAITDYVGNIVAAVYKDDAAVAADKVIQAWAQETADPERGAVSGFPAAIETRELLVKTLTNIIFLASAQHSAVNFPQKEYLAYIPNRPNVLDKPVPETEGDITMEYVMEALQSITISHFEVSFSYLLTTPSLHLLFQLPLANDRFSSIHAIFMAKLNLIAVEIEERNKKLEQEGKIPYPYLSPKQIAYSTDI; translated from the coding sequence ATGACCTCACTAAGTACTTTAAATTCGACAGACGATCTGGAGTTTGGCAAACACGTCTCGCGAACGAACGTCCAAAAGATACCCATTTCGGTAAACCAGTTTTGGTCTGGGTTCGATGACTATCTCTCGTTGCAGAAAGTTCTCGGCGCACACGAAAATACTGAACTGGAAACTGGGGATGGAAAACCGGAAAATGGCGTGGGAGCCATCATCCGATTCGAGTTCGGGGGTGGGATCACTCGCGAACGGCTGGTCGTAAAGGACGATCAAACCCACGTCTGGAAGATCGACATACCAGAGCCGAATGTGCTGTTCACGTTCTACGAAGCTACTGCGCGGGTATACGACACGGAGACTGGTCCAGAAGTGTCGCTGACGATGGAAGTCGTGATGCGGAGCGAGAACCGAGAAGATCGGGCAAAAGCACTCAAGATTATGGAAAACTTCCTGCCAACGCGCATCCCTGAAGTCACTAATTTCATCCTCCGAAGAGACGGAATCAAGTGTTCGTTCGAGTTTGATGTCCACTGTCCCGTAGATAAGTTGTGGGCTGTCGTTGGCAATTGGCAGGATGTCTCGTGGGTGCAATACGCCACTGGGGTGAAAATAGAGCCTGACAATAAGCGGCAGATCCTCTTCCCGAACGGTGGAGTTGTCGAGGAGAGCCTCGTGTCTTGCTCGAACGAAGAGCGAACCTTAGCCTATGAAATGACCAAAAGTGCTTCGATGCCGATCAATCTCTACAGGGCTACAGTCAAGCTTTCGGAGGTGAATGCCGAAGTCACCAAAGTGAACTATGAGAACATCTTCATCCCTGAAGAGGGGCAAGATGCCCAGCAACTCAAAGCCAACATTGAAAAGATGTTCAACCAGCGATTTGAGTGGGTCAAATCGCAATTTGACACTCGCAAAGACACCCAGAAAAAAACTAGCCGCGCAAATGTCACAGGTATCGTTCGCGCCCCTATCGACGAAGTATGGGCGGTCTTCAGACCCTTTGGTCAGGAGATTATGAAATGGTGGCCTATTTATGAGTGGGTTAAATTGGATGCCCCAGGCAAAGACGAAGTTGGGGCGATACGCTCCTTCAAGAGTCTCTCAGGGCGCGAATATAAAGAGCGTCTGGAGATGCGCGATGACCAGAAGCACATCTTGAAATATTCCTTTGTCGAAGTCAAACCTAGTCTTCCCATCACGAGTGCCCTCACCACTATCGAGATGACAGCCAAGAGTCGGACTGAGACAGCGATCCATTGGTTTTCTGAAAGTGAAATCAGCCCGGTTTTTGCCGGACAAATCACCAGCGGTCAGGAAAAGACTTACGCCGAAGCGATCAAATCCTTGGATAAACACTTTAATCCCAGTATTGGCAAGCTGGAAGTTGAAGTGATTAGCGGCAAGGATTTGCTCAAAACTGGCTTGTTTAATCCCGATCCTTTTGTCGTAATCGATCTTGACGAGGCGAAGCCACAAGAATCGAAGGCTTGTTTGCAGACTTGCAACCCCTTGTGGAATGAAAAGTTCACCTTTGAGTTGGTGAGCATTGAGGGTAAGCTGCGTTTCAGCGTTTGGGATGCTAACCTCGGCAAAGATGAGTTTATGGGTACTGCCGAAGTTGATTTGCACGAGTTGAAATCTGGTCAATTAACACGTAAAACGCTACCGTTACAGCGTACCGAGCGTGGAGAGATTGTCGTTTCCCTGCGGCTGTTGCTGGATTCAGGGGAAAAACTGCCCGACACCAAACAAATGCAGCAGCAACACGCGATCGCATTCCTGACTGGGATTTTGGATGAGGTTAAGCAGCAAGTTTTGCAAATCGTGCAGCAGTATGCTGGCGGTGAAGACCAAAAGTATGAATATCAAAAGTATCCTCGTCGGAAAGATGCACCTGACGTGGCAATGGAGGACTTGCCACGCATGGTGAAAGGTCTACCGCCAGGAGAAGTGCTACCACCACAGAAACTGGGATTAATTTCGCAGCGTGCCTCTGAGTACCTCTACTCACAGGTGGGATTTTTAGAAAGGCTAGAGAAGATCCAGAAGGAGGGCGGCGATCCGTGGACAGCCTTCTTCTCTGGCTGGATCGACCAGCCATATTACCTTCCGAAAATTTGGAAGGATGATGTGGAATTCTGCCGCCAGCTAATCCAAGGGGTTAACCCGATGTGCATTACACTCTGCACAGACGAAAGTGTTATCCCCAAAGACATGGCACACCTGACGGCCCAAGGGAAAACTATCCCTGAGCTGATCGCCCAAAAACGCTTGTTCTTGCTGGATTACGGATATCTAGAAGATATCCCTCAACTTGGCGGTAAAGTTTTCTATCCCGCATTCGTGTTGGTATACCGGGAACTATTGGAAGATGGTAAGTCCCAACTTAACATTCTCGGCATCCAACTAACGCGCCATAAAGACCGTAAAAACGAGGTTTACACTCCTAACTCACCCTATCCCAACAAGTATTTACTGGCGAAGATTCATGCAGTCTGTGCTGACAACCAGTACCACCAGTTTATCTACCACTTGGGCTTCACGCACTTGGTTATAGAACCTTTTGCCATCAGCCATCACAACGCCTTTCCCAAAGATCACCCAATTGGTCAACTGCTGAAGCCGCACTTTGAAGACACCATCGGCATCAACTACTTTGCTCGTCAGACTTTGGTTTCTTACATTGCTCCCTTTACTAATCAAACCTTCGCCACGGGCACTGCGGGAGCGATGCAGCTATTGCTGAAGGCATTGAAGAAGTGGGACTTTTCTGGTATGAGCTTCCCGCAAGAGCTATTATCACGCGGATTTGATGAGAAGGGTTCGGACGGCGTTGAAGACTACTACTTCCGCGACGATGGGTTCAAGATTTGGAATGCAATTACTGACTATGTCGGCAATATTGTAGCGGCTGTGTATAAGGATGATGCCGCAGTGGCAGCAGATAAAGTTATCCAAGCTTGGGCGCAGGAAACTGCCGATCCGGAGCGTGGAGCTGTTTCTGGTTTTCCGGCTGCTATTGAAACGCGGGAGCTGTTGGTGAAAACTCTAACCAACATTATTTTTCTAGCCAGTGCCCAACATTCCGCAGTCAACTTCCCCCAAAAGGAATACCTAGCGTATATCCCCAACCGACCCAACGTTCTGGATAAGCCAGTACCTGAAACTGAAGGCGATATCACAATGGAATACGTGATGGAAGCTTTGCAGAGCATTACAATTTCTCACTTTGAAGTTTCTTTCTCCTACCTGCTCACCACCCCGTCTTTGCATCTACTGTTCCAATTACCGTTAGCAAACGATCGGTTCTCCTCAATCCACGCTATTTTTATGGCGAAGCTAAATCTGATAGCAGTGGAGATTGAGGAACGGAACAAAAAGCTGGAACAGGAAGGTAAAATTCCCTATCCCTACCTGTCACCCAAGCAGATTGCCTACAGCACTGATATTTAG
- a CDS encoding NB-ARC domain-containing protein produces MNLQQQKRRRGVILTPQGLKKLQAAKSEAESCEKSNNRYTLEALSDRTGLDPDTLMKVFACDAGVDKRTLSRCFRAFNLLLEQSDYDLPASKIEPVAEPGSATTKAGQQDWGEAPECAIFSGRTEELATLTHWILSERCRLVTLLGIGGIGKTCLAVKLAHQIQDRFEFTIWRSLRNAPPLKEMLAELIQFLSNERETNLPATVEGRISLLIRYLKLSRCLLVFDNAEAILHGGDLSKPSLHFSTGHYRQGYEDYGELLERIGETPHQSCMVLTSREKPKGIGLLEGETLPVRVLKLKGLQVAPVQEILRAKSSLWGSPSDWSQLIEYYAGNPFALKIVSTTIQKLFHGNISDFLSQKITVFGEIRNLLEQQFKRLSETEKIIINCLALSNQILSFSQLREKLPPSISPQKLLEALESLEERSLIEKKAAFFFLQPVVMEFVSDQLIEEKITQVPLRIVSSDEYPRFAARS; encoded by the coding sequence ATGAATTTACAACAACAAAAACGTAGGCGTGGTGTGATTCTCACGCCCCAAGGATTAAAGAAACTCCAGGCTGCAAAATCTGAAGCGGAAAGTTGCGAAAAATCTAACAATCGGTACACTCTGGAAGCGTTAAGCGATCGCACTGGCTTAGATCCAGATACCCTGATGAAGGTATTTGCTTGTGACGCTGGGGTTGATAAGCGCACCCTGAGTCGTTGCTTCAGAGCTTTTAACCTCTTATTGGAACAAAGTGATTACGATTTACCCGCTTCTAAAATTGAGCCGGTTGCGGAGCCAGGAAGTGCCACGACGAAAGCAGGACAGCAAGATTGGGGTGAGGCTCCTGAGTGTGCGATTTTCTCCGGTCGCACAGAAGAACTGGCAACCTTGACGCACTGGATTTTATCGGAACGCTGCCGACTGGTAACGCTGTTAGGAATCGGCGGAATTGGAAAAACCTGTCTGGCGGTGAAACTAGCCCATCAAATTCAAGATCGATTCGAGTTTACGATCTGGCGAAGTCTACGCAATGCTCCGCCCCTCAAGGAGATGCTAGCAGAGCTAATCCAATTTCTATCAAATGAGCGGGAAACTAATTTACCAGCAACGGTAGAGGGGAGAATTTCGCTATTAATTCGTTATTTAAAGCTTTCTCGCTGTCTGTTAGTGTTCGATAATGCGGAGGCGATTCTGCACGGGGGCGATTTGTCCAAGCCTTCCTTGCACTTTAGCACTGGACACTATCGCCAAGGCTATGAGGATTATGGTGAACTTTTGGAAAGGATAGGAGAAACACCCCATCAAAGTTGCATGGTGCTAACAAGCCGGGAGAAGCCAAAAGGAATTGGATTACTGGAAGGAGAAACTTTACCCGTTCGAGTCCTGAAACTAAAAGGTTTGCAGGTAGCGCCAGTACAGGAAATATTGAGGGCTAAAAGTTCTTTATGGGGTTCGCCGAGCGATTGGAGCCAGCTAATTGAATATTATGCAGGAAATCCATTCGCATTAAAAATCGTCTCGACGACGATTCAAAAGTTATTCCACGGGAATATTTCTGATTTTTTAAGCCAAAAAATTACAGTGTTTGGTGAAATTCGCAATCTTTTAGAGCAACAATTTAAGCGGTTGTCCGAGACGGAAAAGATAATTATTAACTGCCTCGCCCTGAGTAACCAAATCCTTTCATTTTCACAATTGCGGGAGAAGCTACCGCCCTCGATCTCACCGCAAAAACTGCTAGAAGCCTTGGAATCATTGGAAGAGCGATCGCTAATCGAAAAAAAGGCTGCATTTTTCTTTTTGCAGCCTGTGGTTATGGAATTTGTAAGCGACCAATTAATCGAAGAAAAAATTACCCAAGTGCCGCTGCGAATCGTGTCTAGTGACGAGTATCCCAGATTTGCGGCTAGGAGCTAA
- a CDS encoding family 10 glycosylhydrolase, translating to MRLVFRRKFVGQASLRLPQTWQRVYRGLVAAVLTSSSLINPYLGSQSALAQTRAYCQLSADAIAQKESLRVSAVKGNSDSQGRYRTLLKKHAESLQQCRQQTWPRVQAIWLRLYPCDIRPGALDELMDRLVNRGYNQVYVEVFSDGQVLLPKAENSTPWPSVIRTPGAEKVDLLAQAINKGRERGMQVYAWMFAMNFGYSYSQRPDRQQALARDGMGKTSLSVTEDGSQAFIDPYNAQAKRDYYQLVQEVVRRRPDGVLFDYIRYPRQSGSASVVTKVQDLWIYGDGSRQALYDRALNNKGRELIERYITKGFISAGDVAGVDKLYPDEGSPLWQGRNPAADEMKATASQRQARLQWELWQLSVAHAAQGVVDFVALASLPAQRQRIRTGAVFFPEGNQTVGQGGYDSRVQPWDRFPSYMEWHPMSYATCGNTSCIVPQVERVLSLAPPGTQVSPVLAGAWGKSFNSRPSLEQQMQAIRAGAPQVNSISHFAFSWQEPEVDRDRKFCGAN from the coding sequence ATGAGATTGGTGTTTAGGAGGAAGTTCGTGGGTCAGGCATCGTTAAGATTGCCGCAAACTTGGCAGCGTGTCTATCGCGGTTTAGTTGCAGCAGTTCTGACCAGTAGTAGTCTTATCAACCCTTACTTGGGTTCGCAATCTGCTCTAGCTCAAACAAGGGCATATTGCCAACTTTCAGCAGATGCGATCGCCCAAAAAGAAAGTTTGCGTGTTTCAGCCGTGAAGGGAAACTCGGATTCCCAAGGTCGCTACAGAACGCTCTTGAAAAAACACGCAGAGAGTTTGCAGCAGTGTCGTCAGCAAACTTGGCCCCGCGTACAGGCAATCTGGCTGCGCCTGTATCCCTGTGACATCCGTCCTGGGGCACTAGATGAATTAATGGATCGCTTGGTTAACCGGGGCTACAACCAGGTCTATGTCGAAGTTTTTTCTGACGGTCAGGTGCTACTGCCTAAGGCAGAAAACTCCACACCCTGGCCTTCTGTCATCAGAACTCCAGGGGCTGAGAAAGTAGACTTGCTCGCACAAGCGATTAACAAAGGGCGCGAACGGGGGATGCAAGTCTATGCGTGGATGTTCGCCATGAACTTTGGCTACTCCTACTCCCAGCGACCCGATCGACAGCAAGCGCTAGCCCGCGATGGTATGGGAAAAACCAGTTTGTCGGTCACGGAGGACGGTTCTCAAGCCTTCATCGATCCTTACAACGCCCAAGCAAAACGAGACTATTACCAGCTGGTTCAAGAGGTGGTTCGTCGCCGCCCCGATGGAGTGCTGTTTGACTACATTCGGTATCCTCGCCAGTCAGGAAGCGCTTCGGTGGTAACGAAAGTCCAAGATTTATGGATTTACGGAGATGGTTCTCGACAGGCTTTGTATGACCGCGCCCTCAACAATAAGGGACGAGAACTGATCGAGCGATATATTACCAAGGGATTCATTAGCGCGGGCGATGTTGCAGGGGTGGATAAACTTTACCCAGATGAGGGATCGCCCCTCTGGCAGGGACGCAACCCCGCTGCCGACGAAATGAAAGCAACCGCCTCACAGCGTCAAGCCCGTCTGCAATGGGAGTTGTGGCAACTGAGTGTTGCCCATGCGGCTCAAGGCGTTGTAGACTTTGTGGCGTTAGCCAGCCTCCCCGCCCAGCGACAAAGAATCCGCACGGGGGCAGTGTTTTTCCCGGAGGGGAATCAAACCGTCGGTCAAGGGGGGTATGATTCGAGAGTGCAACCGTGGGATCGGTTTCCCAGTTATATGGAATGGCATCCGATGTCCTATGCAACCTGCGGCAACACCAGCTGCATTGTCCCGCAAGTTGAGCGGGTTTTGAGTCTTGCGCCACCCGGCACTCAGGTTTCACCCGTACTAGCGGGGGCTTGGGGCAAGTCGTTCAATTCTCGTCCGTCCTTAGAACAGCAGATGCAAGCGATCCGCGCTGGGGCACCGCAAGTCAATTCAATCAGCCATTTTGCCTTTTCCTGGCAAGAACCGGAAGTAGACCGCGATCGCAAGTTCTGTGGTGCCAACTAG
- the psb27 gene encoding photosystem II protein Psb27, whose protein sequence is MKRYWSRLLALVLVVTMGLMGCSSSSSLGLSGDYRQDTLALLQGLRTAIELPEGSADKAAAQSQARQIINDFASRYRRDSSVAKLSSYTTMRTALNSIAGHYSSYPNRPLPEKLKTRLEQEFQQVEAALRREA, encoded by the coding sequence ATGAAGCGTTATTGGTCACGTCTCCTAGCCCTGGTTTTGGTAGTTACGATGGGATTGATGGGCTGTTCCTCCAGCAGCTCGCTAGGACTGAGTGGAGATTACCGCCAAGATACCTTGGCTTTGTTGCAAGGTTTGAGAACAGCAATTGAATTGCCAGAGGGTTCGGCAGACAAGGCAGCAGCTCAGTCACAAGCGCGTCAGATTATTAACGATTTTGCCTCTCGCTATCGGCGGGATAGCTCTGTCGCTAAGCTGAGTTCTTACACGACGATGCGAACTGCATTGAATTCAATAGCAGGGCATTACAGCTCTTATCCGAATCGTCCGCTGCCGGAAAAACTGAAGACTCGCTTAGAGCAAGAGTTCCAGCAGGTGGAAGCAGCTTTGAGACGAGAAGCTTGA
- the pstB gene encoding phosphate ABC transporter ATP-binding protein PstB codes for MLSNSQTKNQTETVLQTENLKVYYGNFLALRDISIDIPKNRVTAFIGPSGCGKSTLLRCYNRLNDLIKSFRAEGKVTYHGQDLYAPEIDPVEVRRRIGMVFQRPNPFPKSIYDNITFGARINGYRGDLDELVERSLRQAALWDEVKDKLRASGLSLSGGQQQRLCIARAIAVQPDVILMDEPCSALDPISTLRVEDLLHQLKEQYTIVIVTHNMQQASRVSDMTAFFNVEPTEKGGRIGYLVEYDRTEVIFQSPQQQATQEYVSGRFG; via the coding sequence ATGTTGTCGAATTCTCAAACCAAGAATCAAACTGAGACTGTTTTACAGACAGAAAATCTAAAGGTATACTACGGAAATTTTTTAGCACTTCGAGACATTTCGATAGATATTCCCAAAAACCGGGTTACGGCTTTTATTGGACCTTCGGGTTGTGGAAAAAGTACCTTGTTGCGCTGCTATAACCGCCTCAATGATTTAATTAAAAGTTTTCGGGCAGAAGGCAAAGTCACTTACCACGGTCAAGATCTTTACGCTCCAGAAATCGATCCCGTAGAGGTGCGGCGACGGATTGGGATGGTGTTCCAAAGACCAAACCCATTTCCTAAATCGATTTATGACAACATCACCTTTGGTGCCCGGATTAATGGATATCGGGGCGATTTGGATGAATTGGTAGAGCGGAGTTTGCGGCAAGCGGCTCTGTGGGATGAAGTGAAAGATAAACTTCGAGCGAGTGGTTTATCTTTGTCTGGGGGACAGCAGCAGCGGTTGTGTATTGCCAGAGCGATCGCTGTTCAGCCAGACGTGATCCTGATGGATGAACCCTGCTCCGCTCTCGACCCCATTTCCACGCTGCGAGTTGAAGATTTGCTCCACCAACTCAAAGAGCAATACACCATCGTGATCGTGACGCACAATATGCAGCAGGCATCGCGAGTATCTGATATGACAGCCTTTTTCAATGTCGAACCAACCGAAAAAGGAGGTCGTATTGGTTATTTAGTCGAGTACGACCGCACCGAGGTTATCTTCCAAAGTCCTCAGCAGCAAGCAACACAGGAATATGTAAGCGGTCGCTTCGGTTAA
- the pstA gene encoding phosphate ABC transporter permease PstA encodes MSKPQAQPVSGFPSRSLKRSPTSPRTLFGIVMTALTFLCAVLAILPLVAVLSYVIIQGISQLNASAFTELPPPPLVPGGGFGNAILGTLIMVGIAALISIPFGIMAAIYLSEFSNTGKFSYWIRFATNVLSGVPSIIVGVFAYAAVVLTMGTYSAWAGGFALSILMLPIVIRATEEALRLVPQEIRQASVGLGATNFQTVSRVILPAALPAIVTGTTLAVARAAGETAPLLFTSLFTQYWPNWNNQLKEPTASLAVLVYNFATSPFKNQQEFAWAASFILVLLVLITSMISRLATARRVY; translated from the coding sequence ATGTCTAAACCCCAGGCTCAACCAGTTTCCGGATTTCCCAGTCGTAGTTTGAAGCGATCGCCTACTTCCCCCCGGACACTGTTTGGGATCGTGATGACGGCGCTAACGTTTCTTTGTGCTGTCCTGGCTATCCTGCCTTTGGTGGCGGTGCTTTCCTACGTAATTATCCAGGGTATAAGCCAGCTGAACGCGAGTGCGTTCACGGAACTGCCGCCCCCTCCCTTAGTACCCGGAGGCGGGTTTGGCAACGCCATTCTGGGAACCCTCATCATGGTTGGAATTGCTGCCCTGATTAGCATTCCCTTTGGCATCATGGCAGCCATTTATTTGTCTGAGTTTAGTAATACGGGTAAGTTTTCTTACTGGATTCGCTTTGCCACCAACGTCCTGAGTGGAGTTCCCTCTATCATTGTGGGCGTCTTCGCTTATGCCGCCGTCGTTCTCACAATGGGAACTTATTCCGCATGGGCGGGAGGATTTGCTTTATCAATCTTGATGTTGCCAATTGTAATTCGGGCAACCGAAGAAGCTTTAAGATTGGTTCCGCAAGAAATCCGACAAGCATCGGTCGGACTGGGAGCAACTAACTTTCAAACGGTGTCTCGCGTGATTTTGCCAGCAGCACTCCCAGCAATTGTGACGGGAACGACGCTGGCAGTTGCTCGTGCTGCTGGTGAAACAGCACCCCTATTATTTACTTCCCTTTTCACCCAATATTGGCCTAATTGGAACAATCAATTAAAAGAACCAACGGCTTCCCTAGCGGTTTTAGTTTACAACTTCGCTACGTCTCCATTTAAAAATCAGCAAGAATTCGCTTGGGCGGCTTCTTTCATCCTAGTTTTACTGGTTCTGATAACCAGCATGATTTCTCGTTTAGCAACGGCTCGTCGAGTTTATTGA